In Alkalimarinus alittae, the DNA window TGCTCACCGAAAAAGGAGGCCCTGGCAATAGCGGTTGGTCATACTCAAAAGTAATCACCAATTGAGGCGCCTTAGACGTTATTTCGATAAGGTGCGAGGCGTATTGCTGCCGCATCGCTTCGGGTAATGCCACCAAAGCCGCCCGGTCATAAATGGCATCCACCGGCTTAAGTGTTTCGGCTGATAGTAAAAAAATGTCGCCTACGAAAATATCGATATTATCACTACAGTAATGCGTTAACTCGCCTATTTGAGATATGTCAGGGGCAACACCTAGGTCTTCAAAAAGCGCTTTAACCGCTAGTTCACTCAACTCAGCACCTACGACCTCATAACCTTGCGTTAAAAGCCATGCGATGTCTCTAGTCTTACCACATAACGGTACAAACACTCGACTACCTTGCGCTAACGTCAACGCGCCAAAGTGCTTAACAAGCAAACAATTGGCTTGTCCCTCATGAAACGCAATCTCCCCTCGATCCCATTTCTCATGCCAAAATGGCGCATCCATACTGCCCCCCACTGTCTCTGGTTTCTTAAAAAGAAAAGGGCAGGCATACAGGCCTGCCCTTACATGGCATAAAATATTATTCTGCACCCATTACCGCAAACTTAAAACCAGGGTTTGTTGCCTACAACATAGGTTTGCTCGAAATCTTCATCTGATTTTACGAGATAGAGAATAAACTCAATGAACGCAATGATGCCGATAATCATTGACGGTATACCGAGCAATATAAAGCCCAATATAAATGTAACAAGCATTATCACGCCTTGCTTGTTATAGCCTAAATAAAATTTATGTGCGCCAAATCCACCCAGAAAAAATGCAAACAAGGCTGCTGCAATCTTTTTAGAAGCACCATTTGTCATATTAGCATCAGCGTATACCGCTTCAGCATTTTCACCATTAGCAGAAAAATCAATTTTGTTTCCGGCTCTAGGGATAGTCGCCCCTTTCCACTCGCTGATATCTAACGCATAACGTTTTCCATCATCACCAGAAATAACACCCTTTCGGCTTTCTTCGTTAAACTCAAGAATCTTACCCTTCATAGCCTATTTCTCCATAAGCTTAATTTTTAAAAATGATATCTAAAGCAAAACTGCTCGTTACCTAGTGCAATAGTGCTACGCTTGCTTAGGGTTGGGTCCGTAAGAATTTTCACCATGGCTGTCTTGTACTAAAAATATTATCAATACGATGGCGCCCACTATCGGAATAAGCGCAATTAACTGCCACCAGCCTGATCGGCCAGTATCATGAAGGCGTCTAGTCGCAATACTAATGCTTGGGATCAGCATGACTAATGAGAAAATAAACGCAAGAAGCATCGTTCCTACTACACCATCTATAATGGCTAAACCAATATAAAATATCATATAGAACAGGAAGTACATCCAGTACTCTTTACGCCGCGCTCGACCAGAAAAGTCTGCATATTTTTTGAACGCACCTAAGAAATATTCCATTATTTTTTTCCTATTAAAATAGAAGCTTAATTAAACGAACGCAAATCAAACCCGTTAAATGCTTCTGACGTTTGAATGAGTCTAAATCTCACCCGCTATGATTATATTATTAAAGATAGATCAATAAATGCACAATTCAGGGTGATGATAATGATTTACGGCCGCTATGATATCTCATGATAATGCACATTTGTATCAACGCATTTCAAAAGCAATAGAAATATCACATAAAGGTTGGTAAATATTAATAATATCCTGCATTCACTGCATCATCGGGCCACTCGATTGACTATCAGTACCTGTCTTCATTACCCACATCCCCTACCTATGGGGCACGACCTATCCTATACCCATCAACAATGCTAAATATCCAGACAGCACCAATGGTTAAAGAAATACCCATTGCGGTTTCAGGGCTTAGAACCCCTTTTGCTAAGACGAGCTGATCTCTAATCACCTGAATATCAACAGGGATCACTCCGCGAACGATTTTCTCTGCAATAATTTGAGCTTTAATATAAGCCTCAACCATCAGCATCGCGAGGCCAACGATGCTGATCGTTAATACCACAACACCACGTCCCCTTCTTTTAACCACAAAATAACCCGCTCCAGGAAAGACAACAGCTGAGAATAGTGCAGCTTTAGTCGCGATTTTCATTTCTGGGCGCTCCACCTTAGGTATGAGTTCTCATCATTATAATTGCAAATAATATCACGTTCCCCCTTATTAATTGGCATAAATACCCAAGACAACCCAAAGCGGAACGCGTTAAACTATC includes these proteins:
- the tmpT gene encoding thiopurine S-methyltransferase translates to MDAPFWHEKWDRGEIAFHEGQANCLLVKHFGALTLAQGSRVFVPLCGKTRDIAWLLTQGYEVVGAELSELAVKALFEDLGVAPDISQIGELTHYCSDNIDIFVGDIFLLSAETLKPVDAIYDRAALVALPEAMRQQYASHLIEITSKAPQLVITFEYDQPLLPGPPFSVSTEEVKQHYSATYVASLLESKNVPGGLKRKVAATESVWLLR
- a CDS encoding TM2 domain-containing protein, which produces MKGKILEFNEESRKGVISGDDGKRYALDISEWKGATIPRAGNKIDFSANGENAEAVYADANMTNGASKKIAAALFAFFLGGFGAHKFYLGYNKQGVIMLVTFILGFILLGIPSMIIGIIAFIEFILYLVKSDEDFEQTYVVGNKPWF
- a CDS encoding DUF805 domain-containing protein, which gives rise to MEYFLGAFKKYADFSGRARRKEYWMYFLFYMIFYIGLAIIDGVVGTMLLAFIFSLVMLIPSISIATRRLHDTGRSGWWQLIALIPIVGAIVLIIFLVQDSHGENSYGPNPKQA